The following coding sequences lie in one Rutidosis leptorrhynchoides isolate AG116_Rl617_1_P2 chromosome 4, CSIRO_AGI_Rlap_v1, whole genome shotgun sequence genomic window:
- the LOC139839868 gene encoding importin subunit beta-1-like, whose product MAMEVTQILLNAQSVDGSVRKHAEDSLKQFQEQNVAGFLLSLSGELASEDKPVDSRKLAGLILKNALDAKEQHRKYELVQRWLSLDVGVKTQIKTCLLQTLSSSVYEARSTASQVIAKVAGIELPQKQWPELIGSLLSNIHQAPVHIKQATLETLGYMCEEVSPDVVEQEQVNKILTAVVQGMNPSEGNNDVRLAATRALYNALSFAQANFSNDMERDYIMKVVCEATLSPEVKIRQAAFECLVSISSSYYEKISPYMQDIFAITAKAVKEDEEPVALQAIEFWSSICDEEIDILEDYGVDFTADSEVPCFYFIKQALPALVPMLLETLLKQEEDQDQDEGAWNLAMAGGTCLGLVARTVGDDIVQLVMPFIEENITKPDWRQREGATYAFGSILEGPSPNNLTPLVNVALNFMLTALNKDPNNHVKDTTAWTLGRIFEFLHGSTMETPIVTPANCQQIITVLLQSMKDAPNVAEKSCGALYFLAQGFEDIGQSSPLTPFFQEIVQSLLTVTHREDAGESRLRTAAYESLNEVVRCSTDETAPMVLQLVPVIMMELHKTLEEQKLSSDERQKQNELQGLLCGCLQVIIQKLGSSDQTKYIFMQYADQIMNLFLRVFACRSATVHEEAMLAIGALAYSVGPDFAKYMPEFYKYLEMGLQNFEEYQVCAVTVGVVGDICRALEDKVLPWCDGIMTQLLKDLSSNQLHRSVKPPIFSCFGDIALAIGENFEKYLMYAMPMLQSAAELSSHTAGADDEMIEYTNLLRNGILEAYSGIFQGFKNSPKTQLLIPYAPHIIQFLDLIYMEKDMDDVVMKTAIGVLGDLADTLGSNAGSLIQQSLSSKDFLNECLSSDDHLIKESAEWAKLAISRAISV is encoded by the exons ATGGCGATGGAAGTTACGCAAATTCTGTTGAATGCGCAATCAGTTGATGGATCTGTTAGGAAGCATGCTGAAGATAGTTTAAAGCAGTTTCAGGAGCAAAACGTTGCTGGTTTTCTGTTATCTTTGTCTGGTGAACTTGCTAGTGAGGACAAGCCTGTTGATAGTCGTAAATTGGCTGGTTTAATCCTTAAGAACGCATTAGATGCGAAAGAGCAACATAGAAAGTATGAGCTTGTTCAAAGATGGTTATCGCTAGACGTGGGTGTTAAGACACAGATAAAGACATGTTTGTTGCAAACACTCTCGTCTTCTGTCTACGAGGCACGATCGACTGCATCACAAGTGATAGCTAAAGTTGCTGGTATTGAGCTACCACAGAAACAATGGCCTGAGCTGATTGGTTCACTCTTATCGAATATTCATCAGGCTCCTGTTCATATTAAGCAAGCGACTCTCGAAACGCTTGGATATATGTGTGAAGAGGTTTCACCCGATGTTGTAGAACAAGAGCAGGTGAATAAAATACTTACTGCTGTTGTTCAAGGTATGAATCCATCTGAAGGTAATAATGATGTCAGGCTTGCTGCTACACGGGCATTGTACAATGCTCTTAGTTTTGCTCAGGCGAATTTTTCTAACGATATGGAGCGAGATTACATTATGAAGGTTGTTTGTGAGGCGACTTTGTCACCAGAAGTGAAAATTAGGCAGGCAGCTTTTGAATGTTTGGTGTCCATCTCATCAAGTTACTATGAGAAAATATCTCCATACATGCAGGATATTTTTGCCATTACAGCTAAAGCAGTGAAAGAAGATGAAGAGCCTGTTGCCTTACAAGCTATTGAATTTTGGAGTTCAATATGTGAtgaagagattgatatattggaggATTATGGGGTTGATTTTACTGCTGATTCAGAAGTTCCTTGCTTTTATTTCATCAAGCAGGCTTTGCCTGCACTTGTGCCCATGTTGTTGGAGACATTGTTAAAGCAAGAAGAAGATCAAGATCAAGATGAAGGTGCTTGGAATCTTGCCATGGCTGGGGGTACATGTCTTGGTTTGGTTGCAAGAACAGTTGGAGATGATATTGTTCAACTTGTGATGCCTTTTATTGAAGAGAATATAACAAAACCCGATTGGAGGCAAAGGGAAGGGGCTACTTATGCCTTTGGTTCAATCTTGGAGGGTCCGTCACCTAATAACTTGACTCCACTTGTTAATGTTGCTCTTAACTTCATGCTCACAGCTCTAAACAAAGACCCAAACAACCATGTAAAAGACACAACTGCTTGGACTTTAGGAAGAATATTTGAGTTTCTTCATGGGTCAACTATGGAGACACCTATTGTTACCCCTGCTAACTGCCAGCAGATTATTACAGTACTTCTACAGAGCATGAAGGATGCTCCTAATGTTGCTGAGAAATCATGTGGGGCCCTTTATTTTCTCGCTCAAGGTTTTGAAGATATTGGTCAATCGTCTCCTTTGACTCCCTTTTTCCAAGAAATTGTTCAATCTCTTCTGACAGTCACTCATAGAGAAGATGCTGGTGAGTCTAGGTTAAGAACTGCTGCTTATGAGTCACTAAATGAAGTTGTGAGGTGCTCAACAGATGAAACAGCTCCCATGGTGTTGCAGCTTGTTCCAGTCATCATGATGGAACTTCATAAAACTCTTGAAGAACAAAAGCTTTCGTCTGATGAGAGACAAAAACAGAACGAGTTGCAAGGCCTTCTTTGTGGGTGCTTGCAGGTTATCATTCAGAAACTAGGATCATCTGATCAAACTAAGTACATCTTCATGCAGTATGCAGATCAAATCATGAATCTTTTCCTCAGGGTTTTTGCTTGTCGAAGTGCAACTGTTCACGAAGAGGCAATGCTTGCCATAGGAGCCCTTGCTTATTCAGTGGGCCCAGACTTCGCAAAGTATATGCCCGAGTTTTACAAGTATCTTGAAATGGGTCTTCAGAACTTTGAAGAGTACCAAGTGTGTGCTGTGACTGTAGGTGTGGTGGGTGACATATGCAGGGCCTTGGAAGACAAAGTGTTGCCATGGTGTGATGGGATCATGACTCAGCTTCTTAAAGATTTGTCGAGTAATCAGTTGCATCGATCAGTGAAACCACCAATCTTTTCATGTTTTGGTGATATTGCACTTGCAATAGGAGAGAATTTCGAGAAATACTTGATGTATGCTATGCCTATGCTTCAGAGTGCAGCAGAGTTATCCTCCCATACAGCAGGTGCTGATGATGAAATGATTGAGTACACCAATCTTTTGAGAAATGGCATATTGGAGGCATATTCTGGGATCTTTCAGGGTTTCAAGAACTCTCCTAAAACTCAGTTGCTAATTCCTTACGCCCCACACATTATCCAGTTCCTTGACCTGATATATATGGAGAAAGACAT GGATGATGTTGTGATGAAAACTGCCATTGGAGTCCTAGGAGATCTAGCTGATACACTAGGAAGTAATGCTGGGTCCTTGATTCAGCAATCTCTTTCAAGCAAAGACTTCTTGAACGAGTGTCTGTCATCTGATGATCATTTGATTAAGGAATCCGCTGAATGGGCCAAGTTGGCCATTAGTCGTGCTATTTCTGTTTGA